A genomic window from Maridesulfovibrio sp. includes:
- a CDS encoding AAA family ATPase, producing MNNLIVFTGGPGSGKTTTINHLIGMGYRSMAEVGRQVIQEQLKIGGKTLPWDDKIAFRDEMVRKEVDNYNCQKCTDKLIFCDRSIIDSYGYSLLEGLPISDELLEYCNKLKYNPKIFIFPPWKSIFENDDERKQDFDEAVATYQEMVSAYNKFEYSLVTVPKKSVAERVDFILKHINA from the coding sequence ATGAATAATTTAATAGTATTTACTGGTGGCCCGGGGTCAGGAAAAACGACAACAATTAATCATTTAATAGGTATGGGCTATCGCAGCATGGCTGAAGTTGGACGTCAGGTGATCCAGGAACAGTTGAAAATCGGCGGAAAAACTTTACCCTGGGATGATAAAATTGCTTTTCGCGACGAAATGGTGCGGAAAGAAGTAGATAATTATAACTGTCAGAAGTGTACGGATAAGTTAATTTTCTGCGATAGAAGTATTATAGACTCTTATGGCTATTCCTTACTTGAAGGTCTCCCTATTTCTGACGAGTTGTTGGAATATTGCAACAAATTGAAATATAATCCCAAGATATTTATCTTTCCACCGTGGAAGTCTATTTTCGAAAATGATGACGAACGAAAGCAGGATTTCGATGAAGCAGTCGCTACCTATCAAGAAATGGTTAGCGCCTATAATAAATTTGAATATTCATTAGTAACAGTTCCCAAAAAGTCTGTCGCTGAACGCGTTGATTTCATTTTAAAACATATAAATGCGTAA
- a CDS encoding protein phosphatase CheZ translates to MIHDDQIVREMMEKVSEDLSRSLKESISNAVQREISRSMSQTLLEGEFYRRINIDLQNGLRDIYQEVAKAKKGPAGSTEPVVCVDSDPDQLFNEASDQLDAIMRTTEKATQDIMDILEKTQETQTALAKIIKAFESGGVKKEQRVELANINETLGQDIMTIMTTLSFQDLTGQRIKIIIDTIKSVEKIVLDLYMSTGLKIKAREQAPEKSLEQLDQETQTKMSELKGPTEKADQGDVDDLLASLGL, encoded by the coding sequence GTGATTCATGATGATCAGATAGTGCGGGAGATGATGGAGAAGGTCTCCGAGGATCTGAGTAGAAGCCTCAAGGAAAGCATTTCCAATGCAGTGCAGAGAGAAATTTCCAGGAGCATGTCTCAGACCCTGCTTGAAGGTGAATTCTACCGCAGAATCAACATCGACCTGCAAAACGGTCTTCGCGATATCTATCAGGAAGTTGCCAAGGCGAAAAAAGGCCCTGCAGGTTCAACAGAGCCAGTAGTTTGCGTTGATTCCGACCCGGACCAGCTTTTTAATGAAGCTTCCGATCAGCTTGATGCCATCATGCGCACCACGGAAAAAGCCACGCAGGACATCATGGATATTCTTGAAAAAACTCAGGAAACCCAGACTGCCCTTGCAAAAATCATTAAGGCTTTTGAATCCGGCGGTGTAAAGAAAGAACAGCGCGTTGAGCTGGCCAACATCAATGAAACCCTTGGTCAGGACATCATGACCATCATGACCACCCTCTCCTTTCAGGACCTGACCGGGCAGCGCATCAAAATCATCATTGATACCATCAAGAGCGTAGAAAAAATCGTCCTTGATCTCTATATGTCCACCGGGCTTAAAATCAAAGCCCGCGAACAGGCCCCGGAAAAGTCCCTTGAGCAGCTCGATCAGGAAACTCAAACCAAAATGAGCGAACTCAAAGGGCCCACCGAAAAAGCCGATCAGGGTGATGTTGATGATTTGTTGGCTTCGCTTGGGTTGTAG
- a CDS encoding 4Fe-4S binding protein, translating into MTDNKNFNKIIHLAFPPTTSGRPVVCNLGKLYDLSFNILKADINPRLEGSMTLEITGLEEDYHKGINYLKENGVRLIPVAQKIARDEKSCMHCGMCLSMCPTGALSLEKDTRLVLFNLEKCTACGLCTKVCPVRAMEVDPQD; encoded by the coding sequence ATGACTGACAACAAGAATTTTAACAAAATTATTCACCTCGCCTTTCCCCCGACTACTTCCGGCCGCCCGGTTGTATGCAATCTGGGAAAACTCTACGACCTCAGCTTCAATATTCTGAAAGCTGACATCAACCCCAGACTGGAAGGCAGCATGACACTTGAGATTACCGGACTTGAGGAAGATTACCACAAGGGTATCAACTACCTTAAGGAAAACGGTGTCAGACTGATTCCTGTAGCTCAGAAAATCGCTAGAGACGAGAAATCCTGTATGCACTGTGGCATGTGCCTTTCCATGTGTCCCACAGGTGCTCTTTCTCTGGAAAAGGATACCCGCCTGGTTCTCTTCAATCTGGAAAAATGTACCGCCTGCGGTCTTTGCACCAAGGTCTGTCCTGTCCGGGCCATGGAAGTTGATCCGCAGGATTAA
- the ybgF gene encoding tol-pal system protein YbgF, producing the protein MKKSLIAALIAFPLATGLNGCVTTSDMDKLRMEMRQTRAQLNKKIDNLDQQVTADNANLREEIKKTSSPVQTQQANMYAEFNALKMQVAKLQGTVNAMSESVTRLDAGDTNSTVSLEGLSKKVEDMRLALESQLAIDLGLIKDTAPKDQTTQDAVAETAAAVGGIAAVVAPEPKKMDQVEPAQALYDKGLSAFKARKYKESIRDMAEFTKTFPKHKLVPNAIFWEGESYYQLEDYANAALKYQVVIAKHSKSNKYRPALLKQGLCLIKLGKTKSGRFILEDLIKKAPDSAEGKRAKTIIKNLK; encoded by the coding sequence ATGAAAAAATCTCTGATTGCAGCACTGATCGCCTTTCCTCTGGCTACGGGTTTAAACGGCTGTGTGACCACTTCCGATATGGACAAGCTGCGCATGGAAATGAGGCAGACACGGGCGCAGCTCAATAAAAAAATAGACAACCTCGACCAGCAGGTTACAGCAGATAACGCAAACCTGCGTGAAGAGATAAAGAAAACCAGCTCGCCAGTTCAGACACAGCAGGCAAATATGTATGCAGAATTTAATGCACTGAAAATGCAGGTTGCCAAACTTCAGGGCACTGTGAATGCCATGTCTGAATCCGTAACAAGATTGGACGCAGGCGATACCAACAGTACTGTTTCTCTTGAAGGCTTGTCCAAAAAAGTAGAAGATATGCGTCTGGCCCTTGAAAGCCAGTTGGCTATCGACCTCGGACTGATAAAAGACACGGCTCCAAAAGATCAGACAACACAGGATGCCGTAGCTGAAACCGCCGCCGCAGTTGGCGGAATAGCAGCTGTTGTTGCACCTGAACCTAAAAAAATGGATCAGGTTGAACCTGCTCAGGCTTTGTATGATAAAGGTCTCTCCGCTTTCAAGGCACGTAAGTACAAAGAATCTATCAGGGATATGGCTGAATTCACCAAAACTTTTCCCAAACACAAGCTTGTCCCCAACGCTATTTTCTGGGAAGGTGAAAGCTACTACCAGCTCGAAGATTACGCTAATGCAGCCCTTAAATACCAGGTTGTCATTGCCAAACACTCTAAGAGCAACAAATACAGGCCTGCCCTTCTAAAGCAGGGCCTTTGCCTGATCAAACTGGGTAAAACCAAATCAGGACGTTTCATTCTTGAAGACCTGATCAAAAAAGCCCCGGACTCTGCTGAAGGCAAACGCGCTAAAACTATCATCAAAAACTTAAAATAA
- a CDS encoding PLD nuclease N-terminal domain-containing protein, translating to MFFGKIPALPMETWLIILGSVGLFAVLTLFAIWDAFNREFPSNMEKVGWIQLSIFIPFLGCLAYFVLGRKRGKKYNAE from the coding sequence ATGTTCTTCGGAAAAATTCCCGCCCTTCCAATGGAAACCTGGCTCATCATCCTCGGCAGCGTCGGACTTTTCGCAGTCTTGACACTTTTCGCTATATGGGATGCATTCAACAGGGAATTTCCGTCAAACATGGAAAAAGTAGGATGGATACAGCTCTCGATTTTTATTCCATTTCTCGGCTGTCTGGCTTACTTTGTCCTAGGTAGAAAAAGGGGGAAAAAATACAATGCAGAATAA
- the lgt gene encoding prolipoprotein diacylglyceryl transferase, with translation MNPILFSIGSINIYAYSVFLTAGCLLGMGWAMRAARLWELEYKLAPIAGIITVVSGIIGARALYISLYPQEFSENLFKIFYIWQGGLVFSGAVIFGSLGGLLFLHSKKQPLLDWLDCFAPGIALGQAIGRLGCFFAGCCYGKPTDLPWGVTFTNTTSLAPLFQSLHPTQLYHSLAGLITFLILLIFGNRLQTEGRITGLFLVLFSVFRFIIEFFRADNRGEFGPLSATQLITLVFFSIGIYLLSIHKKRSA, from the coding sequence ATGAATCCGATCCTGTTCAGCATAGGTTCAATAAATATATACGCCTACAGTGTCTTCCTCACTGCCGGATGTCTGTTGGGGATGGGATGGGCTATGCGCGCCGCCAGACTATGGGAACTGGAGTATAAACTTGCGCCCATTGCAGGGATTATCACTGTAGTAAGCGGTATTATCGGTGCCCGTGCACTTTATATTTCTCTTTATCCTCAGGAATTTTCCGAAAACCTGTTCAAAATATTCTACATCTGGCAGGGCGGACTGGTTTTTTCAGGCGCGGTAATTTTCGGTTCACTGGGCGGTCTCCTCTTCCTGCATTCAAAAAAACAGCCGCTTCTGGATTGGCTGGACTGTTTTGCCCCGGGCATTGCGCTGGGGCAGGCGATTGGTAGACTTGGCTGTTTCTTTGCCGGTTGCTGCTATGGAAAGCCGACGGATCTCCCCTGGGGCGTGACTTTTACGAATACAACTTCTCTGGCTCCCCTGTTTCAGTCCCTTCATCCTACACAGCTTTATCATTCGCTGGCTGGATTAATTACTTTCCTTATTCTCCTTATTTTTGGAAACCGTTTACAGACAGAAGGCCGCATTACCGGGCTTTTCCTTGTATTGTTTTCTGTGTTCAGATTTATTATTGAATTTTTCAGGGCAGACAACCGGGGCGAATTCGGCCCGCTGAGTGCAACCCAACTTATAACACTTGTCTTTTTCTCAATTGGTATATACCTGTTATCAATACACAAAAAAAGGAGCGCCTAA
- the lspA gene encoding signal peptidase II: MNRYTLAGIIAVVTLILDQATKVAIREKMTLWTSEVIIPGLFNLVHVVNKGAAFGFLNSADISWQRNFFIIVTVVALGAIAMLLRSVEERDKFQIVGLGLVLGGAVGNLIDRILYHEVTDFLDFYFGTHHWPAFNIADIAICMGAFAMIISFYKNK; this comes from the coding sequence ATGAACAGATATACATTGGCTGGAATAATTGCTGTTGTAACTTTAATTCTTGATCAGGCCACAAAAGTGGCGATTCGGGAGAAGATGACACTTTGGACATCTGAAGTCATCATTCCCGGGCTATTTAATCTGGTCCACGTTGTAAATAAAGGTGCTGCATTCGGATTTTTAAACAGTGCGGACATCAGCTGGCAGCGGAACTTTTTTATTATCGTTACTGTTGTTGCTCTAGGTGCAATTGCTATGCTTCTGAGATCTGTCGAAGAGCGTGATAAATTTCAAATTGTAGGTCTAGGGCTAGTTCTTGGCGGTGCTGTCGGCAACCTGATTGACCGGATTTTGTATCATGAAGTAACTGACTTTCTGGATTTTTATTTCGGGACCCATCACTGGCCGGCATTTAATATTGCGGATATAGCCATCTGCATGGGCGCTTTTGCCATGATTATCTCTTTCTACAAGAACAAGTAA
- the ileS gene encoding isoleucine--tRNA ligase encodes MSDYKKTLCLPKTKFPMKANLKQREPEMLKRWEEDGVYEKMVEANADAEQYVLHDGPPYANGHIHMGTAMNKVLKDIIVKSRNLQGMKAEYVPGWDCHGLPIEHKVEQELKKKKKELPTTVIRKLCREYAAKFVDIQRKEFKRLGVFGNWEDPYLTMKPEYEAATARELGRLMEKGSVVRGKKPIHWCCDCRTALAEAEVEYEDHTSPSIYVRFPLNDEKVLKALPEDVASKVDLSRTYVCIWTTTPWTIPDNVAVAVHPEFDYVVAEVNGDIYILAERLLPVCAESFGWESWNVLATLKGTELEGAVAKHPIYDRESLIVLADYVTLDSGTGCVHTAPGHGREDFETGLKYGLEVYSPMNNSGVFLNEVEFFAGMNVWEANPKVIEKLEEVGNLLAEEKIKHSYPHCWRCKEPVIFRATTQWFVGMDENDLRAKALKAIKNDVDWIPAWGENRIYSMVENRPDWCISRQRNWGVPIIALICEDCDEVYNDPEWVFSVVDEFEKHERGCDYWFEKSVEEIAPEGLKCPKCGGNHWAKEDDILDVWFDSGTSYAAVVEKRKEHRFPADLYLEGSDQHRGWFHSSLLASIGTRGVPPYKTVLTHGYVVDKDGRKMSKSIGNVIAPQEIIDKHGAEILRMWVSAVNYQEDVRISDEILSRMVDTYRRVRNTCRYILGNLDGFNPETDAVAPAEMLPIDHFALDLVNRQHGVIQKAYANFEFHKVYHTLHNLCTTELSAFYLDIIKDRLYVSGEKSLERRSAQTVLWQTMLMLLADMAPILSFTAEEAYSHMPAEMKGDADTVFALRPELLKPSIDDAERKRWELLMDVRTEVTKAIEPLRREKVIGHSLDTKVTLFANDEIAKALEGIERREFFIVSGVEIAPLADASDDAVKPEELKGLAIKVEKAQGEKCSRCWRYDTLGTNADHPELCPRCAVVLAG; translated from the coding sequence ATGAGCGATTATAAAAAGACCCTGTGTCTGCCCAAGACCAAATTTCCCATGAAAGCCAACCTCAAACAGCGTGAGCCCGAAATGCTCAAACGTTGGGAGGAAGACGGGGTTTACGAAAAAATGGTTGAAGCAAACGCCGATGCAGAACAGTACGTACTGCACGATGGCCCCCCGTATGCTAACGGCCACATTCACATGGGCACAGCCATGAACAAAGTCCTCAAGGACATTATCGTAAAATCCCGCAACCTTCAGGGCATGAAAGCTGAATACGTTCCCGGATGGGACTGTCACGGTCTGCCCATTGAGCATAAGGTTGAACAGGAACTCAAAAAAAAGAAAAAAGAACTGCCCACCACAGTTATCCGCAAACTCTGTCGCGAGTATGCTGCAAAATTCGTTGATATCCAACGCAAGGAATTCAAGCGTCTGGGCGTTTTCGGTAACTGGGAAGATCCTTACCTGACCATGAAGCCTGAATACGAGGCAGCAACAGCCCGTGAACTGGGCCGTCTCATGGAGAAAGGTTCTGTTGTACGTGGTAAGAAGCCCATTCACTGGTGCTGCGATTGCCGTACCGCCCTTGCTGAAGCGGAAGTTGAATACGAAGATCACACATCTCCTTCAATCTACGTTCGTTTTCCTCTCAACGATGAAAAAGTGCTGAAAGCACTGCCGGAAGATGTTGCATCCAAAGTGGACCTTTCCCGCACCTACGTGTGTATCTGGACCACCACTCCCTGGACCATTCCCGACAACGTGGCTGTGGCTGTTCATCCCGAATTTGATTACGTTGTCGCCGAAGTGAACGGTGACATCTATATCCTCGCTGAAAGACTATTGCCTGTTTGCGCAGAGTCCTTCGGTTGGGAAAGCTGGAATGTGCTGGCTACCCTCAAGGGCACCGAACTTGAAGGAGCAGTAGCAAAGCACCCCATCTACGATCGCGAATCTCTCATCGTACTGGCTGATTACGTAACTCTCGATTCCGGTACAGGTTGTGTTCACACGGCCCCCGGCCATGGTCGAGAGGACTTTGAAACCGGTCTCAAATACGGTCTTGAAGTATACTCACCCATGAATAACAGTGGCGTATTCCTCAATGAAGTGGAATTCTTCGCCGGTATGAATGTCTGGGAAGCCAACCCCAAAGTCATTGAAAAACTGGAAGAAGTAGGCAACCTGCTCGCAGAGGAAAAAATCAAACACTCCTACCCGCACTGCTGGCGCTGTAAAGAGCCGGTTATCTTCCGTGCCACCACCCAGTGGTTTGTAGGCATGGACGAAAATGACCTGCGTGCCAAGGCCCTCAAAGCCATCAAAAATGACGTTGACTGGATTCCGGCATGGGGTGAAAACCGTATCTACAGCATGGTTGAAAACCGCCCTGACTGGTGCATCTCCCGTCAGCGCAACTGGGGTGTGCCCATTATCGCCCTGATATGTGAAGACTGCGATGAAGTGTACAACGATCCTGAGTGGGTTTTCTCCGTAGTGGACGAATTTGAAAAACACGAACGCGGCTGTGACTACTGGTTCGAAAAATCTGTTGAAGAGATCGCTCCCGAAGGCCTGAAATGCCCCAAATGCGGTGGCAACCACTGGGCCAAGGAAGACGACATCCTTGACGTATGGTTCGATTCCGGTACCAGTTACGCTGCTGTCGTTGAAAAACGCAAGGAACACCGCTTCCCCGCTGATCTGTACCTTGAAGGTTCCGACCAGCATCGCGGCTGGTTCCACAGCTCCCTGCTCGCTTCCATAGGAACCCGCGGCGTGCCTCCCTATAAAACAGTGCTGACTCACGGTTACGTAGTTGATAAAGACGGCCGTAAGATGTCAAAATCCATCGGTAACGTCATCGCACCGCAGGAAATCATCGACAAACACGGTGCTGAAATCCTGCGTATGTGGGTTTCCGCAGTAAACTATCAGGAAGACGTACGCATCTCAGATGAAATTCTGAGCCGAATGGTTGATACTTACCGCCGTGTTCGTAATACCTGCCGCTACATCCTCGGTAACCTTGACGGTTTCAACCCCGAAACAGATGCAGTAGCCCCCGCAGAAATGCTGCCCATCGACCATTTCGCACTTGATCTGGTCAACCGTCAGCACGGAGTTATCCAGAAGGCATACGCAAACTTTGAATTCCACAAAGTTTACCACACCCTGCATAACCTCTGCACAACCGAGCTATCTGCCTTCTACCTCGATATCATCAAGGATAGACTCTACGTTTCCGGCGAAAAGAGCCTTGAGCGCCGTTCCGCACAGACCGTACTCTGGCAGACCATGCTCATGCTGCTCGCAGACATGGCTCCCATCCTTTCTTTCACCGCAGAAGAAGCATACTCGCATATGCCTGCAGAAATGAAAGGTGATGCAGACACCGTCTTTGCTCTCCGCCCCGAACTGCTCAAGCCTTCCATCGACGATGCCGAGCGCAAAAGATGGGAACTGCTCATGGACGTTCGTACCGAAGTAACCAAGGCCATTGAGCCTCTGCGCCGCGAAAAGGTCATCGGACATTCCCTTGATACCAAGGTAACCCTATTCGCTAACGACGAAATCGCTAAAGCTCTTGAAGGTATTGAGCGCCGTGAATTCTTCATCGTATCCGGTGTTGAAATCGCGCCTCTTGCTGACGCATCTGACGATGCAGTCAAACCTGAAGAACTGAAAGGGCTGGCTATCAAAGTTGAAAAAGCTCAGGGCGAAAAATGCAGCCGCTGCTGGAGATACGATACTCTCGGCACCAATGCAGACCATCCTGAACTCTGCCCCCGCTGCGCAGTAGTTCTGGCCGGTTAG
- a CDS encoding DUF493 domain-containing protein: MANSIQQFKVVLDEHHEWPCDYTFKFIVPCKSLDELKSMIDGFPYTEKESKTGKYTSVTVVIHANSSDVILNIYEKAATIEGLISL, encoded by the coding sequence ATGGCAAATTCCATTCAACAATTTAAAGTTGTGCTTGATGAGCATCATGAGTGGCCTTGCGATTATACTTTTAAGTTCATTGTGCCCTGCAAATCACTTGATGAACTCAAATCCATGATTGATGGTTTTCCATATACTGAAAAAGAATCCAAAACCGGCAAATATACCAGCGTAACCGTAGTCATCCACGCCAACAGCTCTGACGTAATCCTGAACATCTACGAAAAAGCAGCCACAATTGAAGGACTCATTTCCCTTTAA
- the nadB gene encoding L-aspartate oxidase yields the protein MKTEVLIIGSGIAGCISALTIAEKGIEVTLLTPGEDLFTGNTRLAQGGIVYTGPDDSPKLLEKDIFTAGWNYNNKKAVRALAKNGPPILKKLLLEKYPISFQKNDDGEYSLTREGGHTVNRILYCADHTGKSIMDVLTQHVAAHPYIRICSNRTAIDLLTNHHHARDNEFRYSLNNKCLGAYVYNESLNIVETFLADFTVLATGGLGQIYLHTTNTPGSIGSGVAMANRAKARVINAEMVQFHPTSFFQRVRTRASRRFLISEAVRGEGAKLVNCYGEPFMHNYDPRGDLAPRDIVTRSILEEMLRTKEECVYLDAANHVKQDLPTRFPTIYGKCLENGIDINNQPIPVVPAAHYFCGGVLVDEKGKSTLDHLYAVGECSCTGVHGGNRLASTSLLEGMLWGFTSGDEIASRIGKKSRIPKKLLNAVPDWENPGYNENEDPALIAQDWAFLRNIMWNYVGITRSTSRLNRALGDLQNLNRNLHSFYKRTPISRPIIDLFHGSQAALIVTLAALRNKKSVGCHYRVS from the coding sequence ATGAAAACTGAGGTTTTGATTATCGGATCAGGTATCGCCGGATGTATATCAGCTCTGACGATAGCAGAAAAAGGTATAGAAGTTACCCTGTTAACACCGGGAGAGGACCTCTTCACCGGTAATACGAGACTTGCTCAGGGCGGTATCGTGTATACCGGTCCGGACGATTCTCCCAAATTGCTGGAAAAGGATATTTTTACTGCCGGTTGGAACTATAACAACAAAAAGGCAGTACGGGCACTGGCGAAAAACGGTCCCCCGATCCTTAAAAAACTGTTGCTGGAAAAATACCCTATCTCCTTTCAAAAGAACGATGACGGGGAATACAGCCTGACTCGTGAAGGCGGGCATACAGTAAACCGCATCCTGTATTGCGCTGACCATACCGGAAAATCAATTATGGATGTGCTGACTCAACATGTAGCAGCTCATCCATATATCAGGATCTGTTCCAACAGGACAGCAATTGACTTACTGACTAACCATCACCATGCCAGAGATAACGAATTCAGGTATTCCCTGAATAACAAATGCCTCGGTGCATATGTTTACAATGAATCTCTGAACATAGTGGAAACATTTCTGGCGGACTTTACCGTACTGGCAACAGGCGGACTCGGCCAGATTTATCTGCATACCACCAACACTCCCGGATCTATCGGGTCCGGGGTAGCAATGGCAAACCGCGCCAAAGCAAGGGTGATAAATGCGGAAATGGTCCAGTTCCACCCCACTTCATTTTTCCAGCGGGTAAGAACAAGGGCCAGCAGACGTTTCCTCATTTCCGAAGCAGTTCGGGGAGAAGGGGCGAAACTGGTTAACTGCTACGGTGAGCCGTTCATGCATAACTATGATCCGCGTGGCGACCTCGCTCCGCGCGACATAGTAACCCGCTCCATTTTAGAGGAAATGCTGCGCACCAAGGAAGAATGTGTTTACCTTGATGCGGCTAACCATGTGAAGCAGGACCTGCCCACAAGGTTCCCGACCATTTACGGCAAATGTCTTGAAAACGGAATTGATATCAACAACCAGCCGATTCCGGTTGTCCCGGCCGCCCATTATTTCTGCGGTGGTGTGCTGGTTGATGAAAAAGGGAAATCCACCTTGGACCACCTTTATGCTGTCGGAGAATGTTCCTGTACGGGCGTTCATGGCGGCAACCGCCTAGCAAGCACTTCCCTGCTTGAAGGCATGCTCTGGGGATTCACGTCCGGTGATGAAATTGCAAGCCGGATCGGAAAAAAATCAAGAATTCCAAAGAAATTACTCAATGCGGTTCCGGACTGGGAAAACCCCGGTTACAATGAAAATGAAGACCCGGCTCTCATCGCGCAGGACTGGGCCTTTTTGCGCAACATCATGTGGAACTATGTAGGTATCACCCGCTCTACATCGCGCCTTAACCGCGCTTTGGGCGATTTGCAGAACCTGAATAGAAATCTACATTCATTCTATAAGCGAACCCCGATCAGCAGACCTATCATTGACCTCTTCCATGGCAGTCAGGCTGCACTGATCGTAACCCTCGCCGCACTGCGCAATAAGAAAAGCGTAGGCTGTCATTATAGGGTCAGTTAA
- the nadA gene encoding quinolinate synthase NadA, with amino-acid sequence MYSDIIAEQKKKYGKRLAILGHHYQSDAIINHTDLKGDSLELARRIEQLEAEYIVFCGVHFMAESAAIVRRENQKVYIPDASAGCVMANMAPAWLVDKVLTRLMEESGRKIIPLAYVNTPAAVKTVCGKHGGTVCTSANAEKMLRWAQEKGDAVLFLPDRNLALNTAEALGIAPEKCMILNIRSEGTLIDVAETKDKELLIWPGLCAIHQRFKLDQIKKFRAEYPDCKVIIHPECPPELVQAADGSGSTSYLIKYVNEAPAGTTIVVGTETNLVLRLKDMFPEKNILPLGTSYCSNMAKITEKNLAELLQNLETAPYEDVSDEIREPARLALQRMLDVCK; translated from the coding sequence ATGTATTCGGATATCATTGCTGAACAAAAGAAAAAATATGGAAAAAGACTGGCAATCCTTGGACACCATTACCAGTCTGACGCGATAATCAATCATACAGATCTTAAGGGTGATTCACTTGAACTTGCCCGTCGGATCGAACAGCTTGAAGCAGAATATATTGTATTCTGCGGTGTCCATTTCATGGCTGAATCCGCTGCAATCGTACGCCGGGAAAACCAGAAGGTTTACATCCCTGACGCCAGTGCGGGCTGTGTCATGGCCAATATGGCTCCGGCATGGCTGGTGGATAAGGTGCTGACCAGGCTCATGGAAGAAAGCGGTAGAAAAATTATTCCACTCGCTTACGTAAACACCCCTGCAGCGGTAAAAACCGTCTGTGGTAAACACGGTGGCACGGTCTGCACCTCCGCCAACGCGGAGAAAATGCTCCGCTGGGCACAGGAAAAAGGGGATGCGGTTCTCTTTCTGCCGGATAGAAATCTTGCGCTCAATACAGCAGAGGCCTTGGGCATTGCTCCTGAAAAATGCATGATTCTTAATATCCGCTCTGAAGGGACTCTGATAGATGTAGCTGAGACAAAGGATAAGGAACTATTGATCTGGCCCGGACTCTGCGCCATTCACCAGCGTTTTAAGCTGGACCAGATTAAGAAATTCCGGGCTGAATATCCTGACTGCAAAGTGATAATCCACCCTGAATGCCCGCCTGAACTAGTACAGGCAGCTGACGGATCAGGATCAACTTCATATCTTATTAAATATGTTAATGAAGCTCCTGCGGGTACAACAATCGTAGTCGGCACTGAAACCAACCTCGTGCTCAGGTTGAAAGATATGTTCCCAGAAAAGAACATTCTGCCGCTTGGTACCAGTTATTGCAGCAATATGGCTAAAATAACTGAAAAGAATCTTGCCGAACTTCTCCAGAATCTGGAAACAGCACCTTACGAGGACGTTTCAGATGAAATCAGAGAACCCGCAAGGCTCGCCCTGCAAAGAATGCTCGACGTCTGCAAATAA